A single genomic interval of Oceanithermus profundus DSM 14977 harbors:
- the sdaAB gene encoding L-serine ammonia-lyase, iron-sulfur-dependent subunit beta translates to MGLLDMIGPVMVGPSSSHTAGAARLAWLARRLMDAPPRRVRFGLHGSFAKTGKGHGTHLALAGGMLGFAPDDPRIKDALERAADAGMAVEFEAVELGDVHPNTVRIVMENAEERHEVLGSSIGGGSVRIWKVDGLDAYLSGEGPALLVRHVDTPGVIARVARVLADDEINIARIVSGRDRKGGEALMSLETDHPLSDVALAYLAHLSYVHWVKALPPLAG, encoded by the coding sequence ATGGGACTCCTCGACATGATCGGGCCGGTGATGGTGGGTCCGTCGTCCAGCCACACCGCGGGCGCCGCCCGCCTCGCCTGGCTGGCGCGGCGGCTGATGGACGCCCCCCCTCGGCGGGTGCGCTTCGGCCTGCACGGCAGCTTCGCCAAGACCGGGAAGGGGCACGGCACCCACCTGGCGCTCGCCGGGGGGATGCTGGGCTTCGCGCCCGACGACCCCCGCATCAAGGACGCGCTCGAACGGGCCGCCGACGCCGGCATGGCGGTCGAGTTCGAAGCCGTGGAGCTCGGCGACGTGCACCCCAACACCGTGCGGATCGTCATGGAAAACGCCGAAGAACGCCACGAGGTGCTGGGCAGCTCGATCGGCGGCGGTTCGGTGCGGATCTGGAAGGTGGACGGCCTGGACGCCTACCTGAGCGGCGAGGGGCCCGCGCTGCTCGTGCGCCACGTCGACACCCCCGGCGTGATCGCGCGGGTGGCGCGCGTGCTCGCCGACGACGAGATCAACATCGCCCGCATCGTCTCCGGCCGCGACCGCAAGGGCGGCGAGGCCCTGATGAGCCTGGAGACCGACCACCCGCTCAGCGACGTCGCGCTCGCCTACCTGGCGCACCTCTCCTACGTGCACTGGGTCAAAGCGCTGCCGCCGCTCGCGGGCTGA
- a CDS encoding GbsR/MarR family transcriptional regulator: MNADDAARRQLAEQMGLAFEAFGTPRMAGRVLGWMLLTEEEEVALEALARDLGVSKASVSHATRLLEQMGVLRRVARPGTRQAFFALAEDPWTAMLAVEERVSRGFARFAREARAALAPNPRRDARLAEMEEAFALYLELLAAFTRRWKARKEAS; this comes from the coding sequence ATGAACGCAGACGATGCGGCCCGCCGGCAGCTCGCCGAGCAGATGGGGCTGGCGTTCGAGGCCTTCGGGACGCCGCGGATGGCGGGCCGGGTGCTGGGCTGGATGCTGCTCACCGAGGAAGAGGAGGTCGCCCTCGAGGCGCTGGCGCGCGACCTGGGCGTGAGCAAGGCCTCGGTCAGCCACGCCACCCGGCTGCTCGAGCAGATGGGCGTTCTCAGGCGCGTCGCGCGGCCGGGCACCCGCCAGGCCTTCTTCGCGCTCGCCGAGGACCCCTGGACCGCGATGCTGGCGGTGGAGGAGCGGGTGAGCCGCGGCTTCGCCCGCTTCGCCCGCGAGGCCCGCGCCGCACTCGCGCCGAACCCGCGGCGGGACGCGCGCCTCGCCGAAATGGAAGAGGCCTTCGCGCTCTACCTCGAGCTCCTGGCCGCCTTCACCCGGCGCTGGAAGGCCCGGAAGGAGGCGTCGTGA
- a CDS encoding ABC transporter permease produces MRGARFGVIVRLAWRNIWRHRQRTYLLAAVVAYASVATIFYWSMIDGYKLSVLEAHARYVMAPVTVARAAWFDDPDPENGLRDLGPLEEALARAGSPRYAPRLQFAGLLTSPYVSEGAFLLGVDPAAEPAVSRVPGKVGEGRWLEAPGEVVLGYKLAERLDVRLGERLVVSTAALAGPQSLGLKVVGLVRARVSSVDRSGVYLHLDDARQLTGLPGVTHLAVDAPLGKEEDVARRVAARLPEGLTAHPVWDLVGPIKTDVEAGKKLSLPIGLLLALFAALAVTSTLIVSVLERTREFGVVLALGMDNPKLGWMIVLEAAFATAVGWLLGLLLGYALIYYTGTHNVLGPFFQLSGEVWSEAGLTEEFYTHLSPVYALYSLITVVVSALSAFLFPALRARRLHPSEALRWD; encoded by the coding sequence GTGAGGGGCGCCCGCTTCGGCGTGATCGTCCGCCTCGCTTGGCGCAACATCTGGCGCCACCGCCAGCGCACCTACCTGCTGGCCGCGGTGGTGGCCTACGCCTCGGTGGCGACGATCTTCTACTGGAGCATGATCGACGGCTACAAGCTCTCGGTGCTCGAGGCCCACGCCCGCTACGTCATGGCCCCGGTCACCGTCGCTCGGGCGGCCTGGTTCGACGACCCCGACCCCGAGAACGGCCTGCGCGACCTGGGGCCGCTGGAGGAGGCGCTCGCGCGCGCCGGTTCCCCGCGCTACGCGCCGCGGCTGCAGTTCGCCGGGCTGCTGACCTCGCCTTACGTATCGGAAGGCGCGTTCCTGCTGGGGGTGGATCCGGCCGCGGAGCCGGCGGTCTCCCGCGTGCCCGGCAAGGTGGGCGAAGGGCGCTGGCTCGAGGCCCCCGGAGAGGTGGTGCTGGGGTACAAGCTGGCCGAGCGCCTCGACGTGCGGCTGGGCGAACGGCTGGTGGTCAGCACCGCGGCCCTGGCGGGGCCGCAGTCGCTGGGGCTCAAGGTCGTGGGGCTGGTCCGCGCCCGGGTCTCGAGCGTGGACCGCTCGGGCGTCTACCTGCACCTGGACGACGCCCGCCAGCTGACCGGCCTCCCCGGGGTCACCCACCTGGCCGTGGACGCCCCGCTGGGAAAGGAGGAGGACGTGGCCCGGCGCGTGGCCGCGCGGCTGCCCGAGGGGCTGACCGCCCACCCCGTGTGGGACCTGGTCGGCCCGATCAAGACCGACGTCGAGGCGGGCAAGAAGCTGTCGCTGCCCATCGGCCTGCTGCTCGCGCTCTTCGCCGCCCTGGCGGTCACGAGCACGCTGATCGTGAGCGTGCTCGAACGCACCCGCGAGTTCGGCGTGGTGCTGGCGCTGGGCATGGACAACCCCAAGCTTGGCTGGATGATCGTGCTTGAGGCCGCCTTCGCCACCGCGGTCGGCTGGCTGCTCGGACTGCTGCTCGGCTACGCCTTGATTTACTACACCGGCACCCACAACGTCCTCGGGCCCTTCTTCCAGCTTTCCGGCGAGGTCTGGAGCGAGGCGGGCCTGACCGAGGAGTTCTACACCCACCTCTCGCCCGTCTACGCCCTCTACTCCCTCATCACCGTGGTGGTTTCGGCGCTGAGCGCCTTCCTCTTCCCCGCCCTGCGCGCGCGCAGATTGCACCCTTCGGAGGCCCTGCGATGGGACTGA
- a CDS encoding outer membrane lipoprotein-sorting protein, which produces MGLNRKTIRLVTSGLLLLAAPALAQSPDPKALLHEAVNQLRGPAMVATYTLAVERPGRSKRYVLRVYTDGDRRALIQVIEPKREAGQAFLMLGEDIWIYNPRLGRVLRLPPSGRNDRFLGSDVSYADLSGRDLEDYYEVRLEPAAEADRLTLVLTPKPRAPTPWGRVVLQIEAATKLPRRIVYYDQRGQPVKEIEMRKVARIAEGRYLVTDTLVIDRVREGYRTVFEVSDWRIGTVPDRCFAPTALKRGCER; this is translated from the coding sequence ATGGGACTGAACCGCAAGACGATCCGGCTCGTCACGTCCGGGCTGCTGCTGCTCGCGGCCCCGGCCCTGGCCCAATCCCCCGACCCGAAGGCCCTGCTGCACGAAGCGGTGAACCAGCTCCGCGGACCCGCGATGGTGGCCACCTACACGCTGGCCGTGGAGCGGCCCGGCCGCAGCAAGCGCTACGTGCTGCGCGTCTACACCGACGGCGACCGCCGGGCGTTGATCCAGGTGATCGAGCCCAAGCGCGAAGCCGGGCAGGCCTTCCTGATGCTCGGCGAGGACATCTGGATCTACAACCCGCGGCTGGGGCGGGTCCTGCGCCTGCCCCCCAGCGGCCGCAACGACCGTTTCCTGGGCTCCGACGTCAGCTACGCCGACCTCTCGGGCCGCGACCTCGAGGACTACTACGAGGTGCGCCTCGAGCCCGCCGCGGAAGCGGACCGGCTGACCCTGGTGCTCACGCCCAAGCCGCGGGCCCCGACCCCCTGGGGCCGGGTCGTCCTCCAGATCGAAGCCGCCACCAAGCTTCCGCGGCGAATCGTCTACTACGACCAGCGGGGCCAGCCGGTGAAGGAGATCGAGATGCGCAAGGTCGCGCGCATCGCCGAAGGCCGCTACCTGGTGACCGACACCCTCGTGATTGACCGGGTACGGGAAGGGTACCGCACCGTCTTCGAGGTCTCGGACTGGCGGATCGGGACGGTGCCCGACCGCTGCTTCGCGCCCACGGCGCTCAAGCGGGGGTGCGAGCGCTGA